The Aedes aegypti strain LVP_AGWG chromosome 3, AaegL5.0 Primary Assembly, whole genome shotgun sequence genome contains a region encoding:
- the LOC5579853 gene encoding LOW QUALITY PROTEIN: spectrin beta chain (The sequence of the model RefSeq protein was modified relative to this genomic sequence to represent the inferred CDS: deleted 1 base in 1 codon), with protein sequence MTTDISVVRWDPSQGPGQEYIDEYEYDGGNSSSRLFERSRIKALAEERESVQKKTFTKWVNSHLVRVNSRIGDLYVDMRDGKNLIKLLEVLSGERLPRPTKGKMRIHCLENVDKALQFLRDQRVHLENIGSHDIVDGNASLNLGLIWTIILRFQIQDITIEETDNKETKSAKDALLLWCQMKTAGYHNVNVRNFTTSWRDGLAFNAIIHKHRPDLIQFDKLTKNNPIQNLNNAFNVAEEKLGLTKLLDAEDVFVEHPDEKSIITYVVTYYHYFSKLKQETVQGKRIGKVVGIAMDNDRMINEYESLTSELLKWIEVTIVQLGDRQFANSLVGVQQQLAQFSNYRTVEKPPKFVEKGNLEVLLFTLQSKMRANNQKPYTPKEGKMISDINKAWERLEKAEHERELALREELIRQEKLEQLAARFNRKATMRETWLSENQRLVSTDNFGFDLAAVEAAAKKHEAIETDIFAYEERVQAVVAVCNELEAEKYHDIERIAARKENVLRLWNYLLELLRARRMRLEFSIQLQQNFQEMIYILDSMEEIKQRLLTDDFGKHLMGVEDLLQKHSLVEADINVLGERVKQVVQNSQKFLGDEEGGYKPCDPAIIVDRVQRLEDAYAELCKLAVDRRCRLEESRKLWQFYWDMADEENWIKEKEQIVSADEIGHDLTTVNLLLSKHRALEKEINSHEQQLMSVSTVGDELVRNGHFGADRIDERLKEILAMWNNLRDLTVSRRQRLENAVDYFQLFADADDIDNWMLDALRLVSSEDVGRDEANVQSLLKKHKDVADELKNYAETIEQLHAQAKNLTLTEPEQQKVQERLAAIDARYKELMELTKLRKQRLLDALSLYKLISESDGVEQWISEKERMLQTMVPGKDIEDVEIMKHRYDGFDKEMNANASRVAVVNQLARQLLHVEHPNSEEIIEKQNHLNQSWSKLREQAESKRDDLKSAHGVQTFYIECRETISWIEDKKRILTDTDSLQMDLTGVMTLQRRLSGMERDLAAIQAKLTALESEADAIEGEHPEEAALIRERISQIQVIWEQLTQMLKERDSKLEEAGDLHRFLRDLDHFQAWLTKTQTDVASEDTPTSLPEAEKLLNQHQSIREEIDNYTEDYTKMMEYGEGLTSEPTQTEDPQYMFLRERLKALKDGWEELHQMWENRQVLLSQSLDQQLFNRDARQAEVLLSQQEHVLSKDDTPVNLEQAENQLKRHEAFLTTMEANDEKINTIVQVADQLTEKQHFDSEKIGKRAESIAHRRDDNRNRAIELHEKLKNQVKLHEFLQDIEELTEWVQEKYITAQDDTYRSAKTVHSKWTRHQAFEAEIAANKERLHEAQKAAQELMVEKPEFKEIIEPKLQDLAKNFDELETSTKEKGALLFDAKREVIVQQSVDDIDSWMDDLEKQIINTDTGNDLTSVNILMQKQQVIQTQMAVKARQVEELEKQTEVLTKTAPLDVVEPIVEKKTAVNERFEKIKGPLLERQRQLEKKKEAYQFRRDVEDEKLWIDEKMPLANSEEYGNSLFNVHVLKKKHQSLNTEIDNHEPRIMTICNNGQKLIDEGHEDASQYADLISQLTQKWQELKDAIDNRHKQLDQSEKVQQYFFDAAEAESWMSEQELYMMVEDRGKDEISAQNLMKKHDTLEQSVEDYADTIRQLGETARQLTAEQHAYSDQVSVKQSQLDKLYAGLKDLAGERRARLDEALQLFMLNREVDDLEQWIAERELVAGSHELGQDYDHITLLWERFNEFAQDTAAVGSERVAKANGIADDLIHAGHSDSATIAEWKDGLNESWQDLLELIETRKAMLAASRELHKFFHDCKDVLGRIIEKQHGVSDELGRDAGSVSTLQRKHQNFIQDLMTLHSQVQQIQEESSKLQAAYAGEKAREITNREHEVLAAWANLQGMCDARKNKLADTGDLFKFFNMVRTLMLWMEDVVRQMNTSEKPRDVSGVELLMNNHQSLKAEIDTREDNFSACLALGKELLGRNHYASADIKERLLQLTNSRNALLHRWEERWENLQLILEVYQFARDAAVAEAWLIAQEPYLMSTELGHTIDEVENLIKKHEAFEKSAAAQEERFSALERLTTFELKEMKRRQEAAEEAERQRLQAEAEAKAAAEAEAEAARQAEAAARDTADAPGSPHSTKEQESVHAKSKMGTVAGKGASVGPTQRPISSRTGTLPKYPSIGTDTPSTSTRRHSATPKERSASTASASASKVSRRSRSKSPFRSFRWKRGSSKAEVSDDEGDRPSPGGADEGAQEGVLTRKHEWESTTKKASNRSWDKIYCVARNGRLSFFKDQKTSKTVPDQTFRGEPPLELKGAQIEIATDYTKKKHVFRIKLSNGGEFLLQCHDDAEMNQWVTALKAQCELDASGEGRSLTLPASSQKDEQKRRSFFTLKKN encoded by the exons ATGACGACTGACATTTCAGTGGTCCGGTGGGACCCCAGCCAGGGTCCAGGGCAGGAGTACATCGACGAATACGAATACGACGGGGGCAACTCCAGTTCACGCCTTTTCGAGCGATCACGAATCAAAGCTTTAGCCg AGGAACGCGAGAGTGTCCAGAAGAAAACATTCACAAAATGGGTTAATTCGCATTTAGTGAGAGTCAACAGTCGAATAGGTGATTTGTACGTCGACATGCGGGACGGCAAAAACCTCATCAAACTACTGGAAGTATTATCTGGCGAGCGATTGCCCCGCCCCACGAAGGGTAAGATGCGAATTCACTGCCTTGAAAACGTAGACAAAGCATTGCAGTTCCTTCGAGATCAGCGAGTTCATTTGGAGAACATCGGTTCTCACGATATCGTTGACGGAAACGCCAGCTTAAATCTGGGTCTAATATGGACTATTATCCTGCGATTCCAG ATCCAAGATATTACAATCGAAGAAACCGACAACAAGGAGACAAAGTCCGCCAAGGATGCCCTGCTTCTATGGTGTCAAATGAAGACCGCCGGTTACCATAACGTGAACGTGCGTAACTTCACTACCTCTTGGCGAGATGGGCTTGCCTTCAATGCAATCATTCACAAACATCGACCGGATCTTATCCAGTTCGATAAGCTGACGAAGAACAATCCCATCCAGAACTTGAATAATGCGTTCAACGTGGCTGAAGAGAAGCTTGGTCTGACGAAGCTGCTGGATGCTGAAGATGTGTTCGTTGAACATCCCGATGAAAAGTCCATTATCACCTACGTGGTAACCTACTATCACTACTTCAGCAAACTGAAGCAAGAAACCGTGCAAGGCAAACGTATCGGCAAAGTCGTCGGTATTGCCATGGACAACGATCGGATGATCAACGAGTATGAATCGTTGACCAGCGAATTGCTGAAGTGGATTGAAGTTACTATCGTCCAGCTCGGCGATCGTCAGTTTGCCAATTCTCTGGTCGGAGTTCAGCAACAATTGGCACAGTTCTCCAACTACCGAACAGTTGAAAAGCCTCCCAAATTTGTGGAGAAAGGTAACTTGGAAGTGCTGCTGTTCACATTACAATCGAAGATGAGAGCAAACAATCAAAAACCCTACACACCTAAAGAAGGCAAAATGATTTCTGATATTAACAAGGCATGGGAGCGCCTCGAGAAAGCAGAACACGAACGAGAACTGGCCCTTCGCGAAGAGTTGATCCGGCAAGAGAAACTCGAGCAGCTCGCCGCACGGTTCAATCGAAAGGCAACCATGAGGGAGACATGGCTCTCGGAGAATCAACGCCTGGTTAGTACCGACAACTTTGGGTTTGATCTGGCTGCCGTCGAAGCTGCTGCGAAGAAGCATGAAGCCATTGAAACCGATATCTTTGCTTATGAAGAGCGTGTCCAAGCCGTTGTCGCTGTCTGCAATGAACTCGAGGCAGAGAAATATCATGATATTGAAAGGATTGCAGCTCGTAAAGAGAACGTCTTACGTCTGTGGAATTATCTACTAGAACTGCTCAGAGCAAGAAGAATGCGTCTGGAGTTCTCCATTCAACTACAGCAGAACTTCCAGGAGATGATCTACATCTTGGATTCCATGGAAGAAATCAAGCAGCGTTTGTTAACAGACGATTTTGGCAAGCACTTGATGGGTGTGGAGGATCTCCTGCAGAAACATTCTCTTGTGGAAGCTGACATCAACGTACTTGGTGAGCGCGTAAAGCAAGTAGTGCAgaattcccagaaattcttgggAGACGAAGAGGGCGGATACAAGCCTTGCGATCCAGCTATCATTGTTGATCGCGTACAGCGTCTGGAAGATGCCTATGCCGAGCTGTGCAAGCTAGCGGTTGATCGCCGATGCCGCTTGGAGGAGAGCCGTAAGCTGTGGCAGTTCTATTGGGATATGGCCGATGAGGAGAACTGGATAAAGGAAAAAGAGCAAATCGTTTCAGCTGACGAGATTGGTCACGATTTGACCACAGTCAACTTACTGTTATCCAAACACAGAGCATTGGAAAAGGAAATCAATTCTCACGAACAGCAGTTGATGTCCGTCAGTACCGTTGGTGATGAGTTGGTTCGAAACGGACACTTTGGAGCTGATCGTATTGATGAGCGTCTAAAGGAGATTTTAGCTATGTGGAACAACCTTCGGGATCTCACGGTATCACGACGCCAACGCTTGGAGAATGCTGTCGATTACTTCCAACTGTTTGCTGATGCCGATGATATTGACAACTGGATGCTCGACGCTTTACGCCTCGTTTCATCGGAAGACGTCGGTCGTGACGAAGCAAATGTGCAAAGCTTGCTTAAGAAACACAAGGATGTAGCTGATGAACTGAAAAATTACGCTGAAACTATTGAACAGTTACACGCTCAGGCTAAGAATCTAACATTGACAGAACCAGAACAACAAAAAGTCCAAGAACGTCTTGCTGCAATCGACGCCCGCTACAAAGAACTTATGGAACTCACGAAATTGCGCAAACAACGCCTCCTTGATGCTCTCAGTTTGTACAAACTCATTTCTGAGAGCGATGGCGTAGAACAATGGATTAGCGAAAAGGAACGTATGCTGCAGACTATGGTCCCTGGCAAGGACATAGAAGACGTAGAAATCATGAAGCACCGCTATGATGGATTCGATAAGGAAATGAACGCCAATGCATCTCGGGTGGCCGTTGTTAACCAATTAGCTCGCCAGTTGCTCCACGTTGAACATCCCAACTCAGAGGAAATTATCGAGAAGCAGAATCATCTGAACCAAAGCTGGTCGAAGTTGCGTGAACAGGCAGAGAGTAAGCGCGATGATCTGAAGTCTGCTCACGGTGTACAAACATTCTACATCGAGTGTCGTGAGACAATCTCCTGGATCGAAGACAAGAAACGTATTCTCACTGATACTGACAGCCTCCAAATGGATTTGACTGGTGTGATGACGTTACAGCGTCGCCTCAGTGGTATGGAGCGTGATTTAGCCGCTATTCAAGCCAAGCTAACGGCTTTGGAGAGCGAAGCCGATGCCATTGAGGGTGAACATCCTGAAGAGGCTGCTTTGATTCGTGAGAGAATTTCTCAAATCCAAGTTATCTGGGAGCAGCTCACTCAGATGCTGAAAGAACGTGATTCCAAACTTGAAGAGGCTGGAGATCTTCACCGGTTCCTTCGTGATCTGGATCACTTCCAGGCATGGTTGACCAAGACGCAAACTGATGTTGCTTCCGAAGATACTCCTACATCACtgccagaagctgagaagctgctGAATCAACACCAGAGTATCCGGGAGGAAATTGACAATTATACTGAGGATTACACTAAGATGATGGAGTACGGTGAAGGATTAACCTCGGAACCGACTCAGACCGAAGATCCACAATACATGTTCTTGCGTGAACGTCTGAAGGCTCTGAAGGATGGCTGGGAAGAATTACACCAGATGTGGGAAAATCGACAAGTTCTGTTGTCTCAGAGCTTGGATCAACAATTGTTCAACCGAGATGCACGTCAAGCTGAAGTTCTCCTCAGCCAACAAGAGCATGTTCTCAGTAAAGATGACACTCCAGTTAATTTGGAACAAGCTGAAAATCAGTTGAAGCGTCATGAAGCATTCCTCACCACCATGGAAGCAAACGATGAAAAAATCAATACTATTGTTCAGGTTGCTGATCAGCTTACCGAAAAGCAGCACTTCGATTCAGAAAAGATCGGCAAACGAGCTGAGAGCATTGCACACCGCCGGGACGATAATCGCAACCGTGCTATTGAGCTCCATGAAAAACTGAAGAACCAGGTC AAACTGCACGAATTCTTGCAAGACATTGAAGAACTGACTGAGTGGGTACAAGAGAAATACATTACCGCTCAAGATGATACATACCGTAGCGCCAAGACTGTTCACAGCAAGTGGACCCGTCATCAAGCTTTCGAAGCGGAAATTGCTGCCAACAAGGAACGACTCCATGAAGCCCAAAAAGCCGCCCAGGAGCTTATGGTTGAAAAACCAGAGTTCAAGGAAATTATCGAACCTAAACTGCAGGATCTGGCTAAGAACTTTGATGAACTTGAGACCAGCACCAAGGAGAAGGGAGCCCTTCTGTTCGATGCTAAGCGTGAAGTTATTGTCCAACAAAGTGTTGATGATATTGATTCATGGATGGATGATTTGGAGAAACAAATCATCAACACTGATACGGGTAATGATCTGACCTCCGTCAACATATTAATGCAGAAACAACAGGTCATCCAAACCCAAATGGCAGTCAAAGCTCGACAGGTCGAAGAACTTGAGAAGCAAACCGAAGTTCTTACGAAGACTGCTCCTCTGGACGTTGTAGAACCTATCGTGGAGAAGAAGACAGCAGTcaatgaacgatttgaaaagaTTAAGGGACCCCTTTTGGAACGTCAGCGTCAGCTTGAAAAGAAGAAGGAGGCCTATCAATTCCGTCGCGATGTTGAGGATGAAAAGCTGTGGATTGACGAGAAGATGCCACTGGCAAACTCGGAGGAATATGGAAATTCGTTGTTCAATGTGCATGTGTTGAAAAAGAAGCATCAATCGCTAAATACCGAAATTGATAATCATGAGCCTAGAATTATGACCATTTGCAATAACGGACAAAAGCTGATTGACGAAGGACATGAAGATGCATCCCAGTACGCCGATCTAATCAGCCAGTTGACTCAAAAATGGCAGGAATTGAAGGATGCCATCGACAACCGTCACAAACAGCTTGATCAATCGGAGAAGGTTCAACAGTACTTCTTCGATGCTGCTGAGGCTGAATCGTGGATGAGCGAACAAGAGTTGTACATGATGGTTGAAGACCGAGGAAAGGACGAAATTTCTGCCCAAAATCTAATGAAGAAGCATGACACTCTGGAACAATCAGTGGAGGACTACGCCGATACGATTAGACAGCTGGGAGAAACAGCAAGACAATTGACCGCTGAACAGCATGCATACAGCGATCAGGTATCTGTCAAGCAATCTCAACTGGATAAATTGTATGCCGGATTGAAGGATTTGGCTGGAGAACGTCGCGCCCGTTTGGACGAAGCATTGCAACTTTTCATGTTGAATCGAGAAGTCGATGACCTTGAACAGTGGATTGCTGAGCGCGAATTGGTTGCCGGTTCACATGAACTTGGCCAAGATTACGATCACATTACATTGCTGTGGGAGCGCTTCAACGAGTTTGCCCAAGATACGGCTGCCGTCGGAAGCGAACGTGTTGCAAAGGCTAATGGAATCGCAGACGACTTGATTCATGCCGGACACTCAGACAGTGCAACGATAGCTGAATGGAAGGACGGACTTAACGAGTCTTGGCAAGATCTGCTGGAGCTGATAGAAACCAGAAAGGCGATGTTGGCTGCTTCCCGTGAACTgcacaaattcttccacgacTGTAAGGATGTTTTGGGACGAATTATTGAAAAGCAGCATGGTGTATCAGATGAATTGGGACGTGACGCCGGATCTGTCTCAACGTTACAGCGCAAGCATCAAAACTTCATCCAAGACTTGATGACGCTTCATTCTCAAGTCCAACAGATTCAGGAAGAGTCTTCGAAATTGCAAGCGGCATATGCAGGTGAGAAGGCACGCGAAATCACAAACCGTGAGCATGAAGTTCTTGCAGCTTGGGCAAACCTGCAAGGAATGTGTGACGCTCGTAAGAATAAACTTGCCGACACAGGAGATCTGTTCAAATTCTTCAATATGGTCCGAACGCTAATGCTGTGGATGGAAGATGTAGTAAGGCAGATGAATACCTCAGAAAAGCCCCGCGATGTATCAGGTGTGGAGCTACTGATGAACAACCATCAAAGCCTCAAGGCAGAAATTGACACCCGTGAAGATAACTTCTCAGCTTGTTTGGCTCTTGGAAAGGAACTCTTGGGAAGAAACCACTATGCTTCAGCAGACATCAAGGAGCGCCTATTGCAGTTGACGAACAGCAGAAATGCTCTGCTGCATCGATGGGAAGAACGTTGGGAGAACCTACAGCTAA TATTGGAGGTATATCAATTTGCCCGTGATGCTGCTGTTGCCGAGGCCTGGTTGATTGCACAAGAACCGTATCTGATGTCGACAGAACTGGGACACACTATTGACGAAGTCGAGAACCTGATCAAGAAGCACGAGGCATTCGAAAAATCCGCTGCAGCACAAGAAGAACGTTTCAGCGCTTTGGAGCGATTGACCACG TTTGAGCTCAAAGAAATGAAACGTCGCCAGGAAGCAGCAGAAGAAGCCGAACGACAACGTTTGCAAGCGGAAGCAGAAGCTAAGGCAGCAGCGGAAGCTGAGGCTGAGGCAGCACGTCAAGCCGAAGCAGCAGCACGTGATACAGCCGATGCACCAGGCTCGCCACATTCCACGAAGGAGCAAGAATCAG TGCATGCAAAATCTAAAATGGGGACAGTAGCTGGGAAAGGTGCTTCGGTTGGGCCAACTCAGAGGCCTATTAGCTCAAGGACTGGTACATTGCCCAAGTACCCATCTA TCGGCACCGATACACCCAGCACCAGCACGAGGAGACACTCAGCGACACCCAAAGAGCGTTCCGCCAGCACAGCCAGTGCATCAGCGTCCAAAGTTAGCCGAAGATCTCGCTCCAAGAGTCCATTCCGGAGTTTCCGCTGGAAGCGGGGTTCCTCCAAAGCAGAAGTATCGGACGATGAAGGAG